One bacterium genomic window, AATTCGGCCACTCGCGCCTAAAGCCCCCCAAATGAAATCGCCGGAACAACTGAACGCGCTCTGTTGTCCCGGCGGTCTTTTTTCAAGCCTCTACCGCTGTTCCGCTCTGTTCACCCCTGTGGCGATTTTGTCCCTTGCTCCGTATGCCTGGCGCTGGTTATCATTGGCTGGGGACGGCAGCGTCGCTTCCCTGCCCGTTCAGTTGTTGAGGATATCCCGGTAGATCTGGGCGTGTCCCGGGTCGATCACCATCAGGGTGCGCAGAGGGTCCTTGTTGATCGCCCGGCGAAAGATCTCCACCATCTCCATGTAATGCGCATCGATAAATTTTTTCGCATACTCGTTCTCCGGATCGTTGGTAATGATCTTGTCCAGCATCGAGATCGCAGTGGCGCAATGCTGACGAGCGCGGGCGTTGTCCTCGCGGATAAAGCTCAGGCCGTAAAAATAGTAATCCACCATTTCACGATAAGGTCTGTGCCGATCGCCGAGCAG contains:
- a CDS encoding DUF4835 family protein, with product LLGDRHRPYREMVDYYFYGLSFIREDNARARQHCATAISMLDKIITNDPENEYAKKFIDAHYMEMVEIFRRAINKDPLRTLMVIDPGHAQIYRDILNN